In Fundulus heteroclitus isolate FHET01 chromosome 8, MU-UCD_Fhet_4.1, whole genome shotgun sequence, a genomic segment contains:
- the si:ch1073-398f15.1 gene encoding cardiomyopathy-associated protein 5, with amino-acid sequence MDTLTEDLSRSDVEAEMTMLGADDGAEQNAEASDEVENLQNSLREAVHDDSVRPKMQCLMMDTSFSMVTMQGEDSGIAWETTASRCATPWTPEAGTVDVSLPAPVRPGAPGSQPAGKIIFVMDEKMIARQRRPKERVNNQRSKAERQQAESDETFDSVSGRPELMEVSQPNVKMESEEEHDKANDLLEDKEQRLFSIVSEGSEILNIVVPPKFATVDEEESKEMVDNLSYLEESPVPKVNEETRDKDLLFSAESDDQCKLLPQGQCLMDPPGAPVARSPARGATGNVDYFDAFALIDAQAPGSPAVITHGQEEHEEKRATNSLDNEKPAPVENHTMTKVVDTDKSDTVSLEEITSDLLDDVFYGSTESYTLKSLDSTCEVGGAEGPTFRLASKPSGSSLFGSQEDILTPIFLPEGPPKIIDQILLEEPKAMAFLYTDLYEEAVGSRQKDEDAESMTSEKSFHSRHSDREARGYLEKYVLIDETPAVETVQQVKEELTAEELRTLPQDMYDFEDMITKSEKQGKPNLDEITDFFRSSGNSSPCDIEPFPRSLEDDDMETTAKSSIKTQKRVSIAVEKISEAPVDPHSFSSFEFPPEELDWEGIDNSPAALDEKYVGFQNEEVLGKQDSELNKPDVPPRKKTPSSPKTCLDLTPLTPVDMITQENEEAGGKEHRVEEKETASPPETADEGDGNGEDILPDSPEVAPLESPPAGLKSCPLKRERAKDSDEITVLDTTPGEDKETKTDEEDERSETQTATTQSGLKETEVEVEVNTEKQRDSSAMSSVDPAKNKRQCVIL; translated from the exons ATGGATACATTAACAGAGGATTTATCACGGTCCGATGTTGAAGCTGAGATGACAATGTTGGGGGCGGATGACGGTGCAGAACAAAATGCTGAAGCAAGTGACGAAGTGGAGAACCTTCAAAACAg tTTACGCGAGGCCGTCCATGATGACAGCGTCCGACCTAAAATGCAGTGCCTGATGATGGATACCTCTTTCTCCATGGTAACCATGCAAGGCGAGGACAGCGGGATTGCGTGGGAAACGACCGCAAGTCGCTGTGCCACACCATGGACACCAGAAGCTGGAACAGTGGATGTTAGCTTACCAGCTCCAGTACGACCAGGAGCACCAGGGTCTCAGCCTGCAGGGAAAATAATATTTGTCATGGATGAAAAGATGATTGCAAGACAGAGAAGACCTAAAGAAAGGGTGAACAATCAAAGGAGCAAAGCAGAAAGACAGCAAGCAGAGTCGGATGAAACCTTTGACAGCGTTTCAGGACGACCAGAGTTGATGGAGGTGTCTCAACCAAATGTTAAAATGGAAAGTGAAGAAGAACATGATAAAGCGAATGATCTTCTTGAGGACAAAGAGCAGCGTTTGTTTAGTATAGTGTCCGAAGGTTCGGAAATCCTCAATATTGTCGTCCCCCCTAAATTTGCCACAGTGGATGAAGAGGAAAGCAAAGAAATGGTGGACAACCTGTCATATTTGGAGGAGAGTCCAGTTCCTAAAGTTAATGAGGAGACTCGAGACAAAGACTTGCTATTCTCAGCAGAATCAGATGATCAGTGTAAGCTTTTACCTCAAGGTCAATGTCTAATGGACCCACCAGGGGCTCCAGTGGCCAGGTCTCCAGCAAGAGGAGCAACTGGGAATGTTGACTACTTTGATGCGTTCGCTCTCATTGATGCCCAGGCTCCAGGGAGTCCTGCTGTGATTACACATGGGCAAGAGGAGCATGAGGAAAAGAGAGCCACCAACAGCCTGGATAATGAGAAACCAGCACCAGTTGAAAACCACACAATGACCAAAGTTGTGGACACTGATAAATCAGACACAGTAAGTTTAGAGGAAATCACCAGTGACCTTCTAGATGACGTTTTCTATGGCAGTACAGAAAGCTACACTTTAAAAAGCCTTGATAGTACATGTGAAGTTGGAGGAGCAGAAGGTCCAACATTCAGGCTTGCTTCCAAACCAAGTGGTTCATCTTTGTTTGGGAGTCAAGAGGACATCCTGACACCGATCTTCCTACCAGAAGGCCCGCCAAAAATTATTGACCAAATCTTGCTGGAAGAGCCAAAAGCCATGGCGTTCCTTTACACTGACCTGTATGAGGAAGCAGTGGGCAGCAGGCAAAAGGATGAGGATGCAGAAAGCATGACGTCTGAGAAATCTTTCCATAGCAGGCATTCGGACCGAGAGGCCAGAGGATATTTAGAGAAGTATGTCCTCATTGATGAGACTCCTGCGGTAGAGACGGTACAGCAAGTTAAAGAAGAATTAACTGCAGAAGAACTTCGGACTCTGCCCCAAGATATGTATGACTTTGAAGACATGATCACCAAGTCTGAAAAACAAGGAAAGCCAAACTTAGATGAAATCACAGACTTCTTCAGGTCCAGTGGCAATTCTTCTCCCTGTGATATCGAACCTTTCCCTCGATCACTAGAAGATGATGACATGGAGACAACAGCAAAGAGTAGTATCAAGACTCAAAAAAGAGTCTCCATAGCTGTAGAAAAAATCTCAGAAGCTCCAGTAGATCCTCATAGCTTCTCAAGCTTTGAGTTCCCACCAGAAGAACTAGACTGGGAAGGTATAGACAATAGTCCTGCAGCCCTGGATGAAAAATATGTTGGATTCCAAAATGAAGAAGTATTGGGGAAGCAAGACTCAGAGCTTAACAAGCCAGATGTCCCTCCAAGGAAGAAGACTCCATCCTCTCCTAAAACATGCTTGGATCTAACACCTCTGACTCCGGTTGATATGATCACACAGGAAAATGAGGAGGCAGGAGGAAAAGAGCACAGGGtggaggagaaagagacagcaTCCCCACCAGAGACTGCTGACGAAGGCGATGGAAACGGAGAGGACATTTTGCCAGACAGCCCTGAAGTTGCACCACTTGAAAGCCCTCCAGCTGGGCTAAAATCCTGTCCCTTGAAGAGGGAACGGGCAAAAGACTCTGATGAGATCACTGTCTTAGACACTACACCGGGagaagacaaagaaacaaaaacagatgaagAAGACGAAAGAAGTGAAACCCAAACAGCGACAACCCAAAGTGGACTTAAAGAGACAGAGGTTGAGGTGGAGGTTAATACTGAGAAACAAAGAGATAGTTCCGCCATGTCATCAGTTGACCCTGCTAAAAACAAGAGGCAATGTGTAATACTTTAG